A genomic region of Dermacentor andersoni chromosome 9, qqDerAnde1_hic_scaffold, whole genome shotgun sequence contains the following coding sequences:
- the LOC140213311 gene encoding TNF receptor-associated factor 6-A-like — MEATTYTLQGYDWPFVNEQPITFEQRLPWVRVCANCTVVAADAVLLPCWHTLCGRCLEGACGGHSCEHRHRFGRCPRDGDIFVEEDVIDVYFPLEYLMALPVRCFHAGLGCPFNGVLGELQHHLLECIFGVSGIAGA, encoded by the coding sequence ATGGAAGCGACCACGTACACCCTTCAAGGATACGACTGGCCATTCGTGAACGAGCAACCCATCACCTTCGAGCAGCGGTTGCCCTGGGTGCGCGTCTGCGCGAACTGCACGGTGGTTGCGGCCGATGCGGTGCTGCTTCCCTGCTGGCACACGCTGTGCGGTCGGTGCCTCGAAGGCGCTTGTGGTGGCCACAGCTGCGAACACAGGCACCGTTTCGGCCGGTGTCCCCGCGACGGTGACATCTTCGTGGAGGAAGACGTCATCGACGTGTACTTCCCTCTGGAGTATCTTATGGCCCTGCCGGTGCGCTGTTTCCATGCCGGTTTGGGCTGCCCGTTCAACGGAGtacttggagaacttcagcaTCACCTGCTGGAATGCATCTTCGGAGTTAGTGGCATCGCCGGCGCCTAG